The Elaeis guineensis isolate ETL-2024a chromosome 14, EG11, whole genome shotgun sequence genomic sequence GAGCCCTGATCCTTGCCAATGAGTTGATTGACGTGACCTCCAGACTCGAGGAGACCTGGGACTCCCACCCAGCTCGTGCAGTGATTCGATGGGTGTTTATTGTTTGGGAGCCCCCACCTCCAAGATTCTTGAAGGTCAACTTTGATGGGAGCGTTAGGGGTACATGGGGTGGTGCGGGCTTTGTTAGTCGAGGTGCTGACTCTAGCCTATTGGCGGCTGGGGGCCAATTCTTAGTCGATCCTTCGGTGCCTAAGGCGGAGCACTGGGCAGCTTGGGAAGGGGTTGTTTGTGCTTAGAGGGTGCTGGGAGCTGATTACATAACTGTTGAGGGTGACTCAGCTGTGGTCGTATCCTGGATTCATGGGTCCTCACAAGAGAATGCCCATTACCCCCTCATGCAAGATATCTCCATCCTCCTCGTCGGGTACACTATTTTTACAGTCAAACATATCTATAGGGAGGTGAATTCTGTGGCGGATTGGGTGGCAACCTATGTCGCTGAATATTTCGAGATCTTCTGTGGACTTCTTTGGGGTTTTCTCCAAAGAAATTCAGAGATATTTGTTTTTCTGATCTTTTTGAATGTATTCATACAAGACTTGTTTGAATGATCTGTcttaccaaataaaaaaaaaaagacgtgAGCCCCTACCATCATCAATGTGACGTTCGAACCCCAGATGACATAATTAGCACTGTTCCTGCCATCTCTAATACTATTATTAAAGTTAACTTTGACAAATCCTAAAGAAAGGGGTTCACAGAAAATGAAAAGAACCTTTAGGATCTCTGTAGGAGCAGTATGAGATTCTTAGAGATTCGGGATATCAAAGTACAAGTTAACAATGTCGAAACAACTGTACTTTACAGCTAAGCAAAAGACTCTCTCCAACACCCGGTGCGTAGGCACAATTTCGGCTTCAAAGATTAGACTGGTCCTGAAAAATCGAATCTGATAGGTGACATACGTCATCATGTCTCCCTAGGTATAGGATGATCCTGCGACTATACTCCAACAGATTACATCCAGAAAGGGGTCTAACCAAGGGCCGTTGCTCGTATCCCAAGGTTGACCACTTGCCATCCTCCAAATCAGCCTCATTTTTGAACGATGTAGGAGGGTATGCTCCATCGACTCATCCTCCAATCTGTAAATTAGAAAAGAAGCCAGAAACTCCATGCCCCTTGAAAGCTTTTTAAGTGGTCGAAGGGTTTGCAACTCACCAAGTTTCTCAGATGACAGATGCTCAACAAATTAATCAGTAAACTGGATATCGAATTTTCACTAGAAACTATAGGTTAGATATATTAACGTATGTTTTTTAGAATTTCCAAACTCAAGAAGAATTtgctcattattattatttttctttaggctatgaatgaatctaaaattaaaagcaTAGCAAAAGAGGAGCATGGAGAGTTAAAGACAGGCAATCTAGTTGTTCACCTGTTATGAAATCATGAAAGCACCTGGCCATTGACCAACTTCTTAGTTCCTGAGAAGCAAACAAATATATATCAGCTAATTGGAGACAGTAGCTTCTACTTTTAAGGAGAACAAGACTTGTTTGCAACTACAAAACTTGAGTCAAACTATTATGGGCACTAAATTACTTATAGATTCCTATTTCTAATGCTAGGTTTACCACCCGGTGGTGTCTTACAAATGACCTAGACTCAGCATGCAGTACACTGAGACTAGTTCATATGGCTGCCAGACTAAATACTTAATGGCCTCTAGATGTTCTTTAAATTATTATGATTACTATCTACCTCGCTGATAGGAAAATGAAGTACTCCTGGCATGCGGTATGacagaattagtttcaattctaaTGATAAAATTActtatctgttgcggccaatcttctcgtcgtctggtcgtcgggaatgagcatctgcaagaaaagtccacactgaccggagatgactccggcgggaaccctccgacgatcaaatcagagaggagactaggcaacagtagaaaagaatcaaggagctcagcaagaaagagagagagggagagggagagtaaGCCCAAGGGTTTCGAAGGAACCTCCTCGAGCACTattgccttccccgttttatagtagagcgcggcatggcgccgtcattaatggcgcagacaatgggagagtTGTCAGATCGCcgtgtcagagtcgccgtggagctgtcaaatcaccgtggggctgtcaaatcactagggttgacccctATCTAGGGTAGGACGATGTCCCAGGACGGCTATGCCGCACGTCTCTGTCAGGACGGACGGCcttcagcagtcgtacggcgtttggaggagccgaccgactgcACGTCGGCGTCTAGTTGTGGAATGTCGGGTGAAAACCCAGAGACCCTCCGTCGGTCGGTCAGACGCGTTGCGGGAGTCGGATATCGGGCTCCGCAGTTTCGGCCAGTCGGAAACggaaagggtctgcccgaccgatatATACTCGGTCGGacggtgtcggcagtcgtcggtcggtgcggtcggtagagtcggacgtcggtcagaCGGACCCGACGATGAATCGGCATGAGAGGGaccgatcggtatatcccaacagtaccTTCTTAGGTGTCTCTGACTTATCTTTAAGTTTCCTTGTCACCCGGCAACCTTAATATTGAACTAGTGCTGGCTAGTAGCATGCTAGGATTAGTTCATTTGAAATTATTGATGCCAGCTACTGTCTGAAAGAAACTATTGCCAAATTAATTACTTCtgctaatataaaaaaaaatgaagaaaacttCATGTTCTCTGCATACTCTTTTATGGACATTGACCTTGAGACTTCTAGGATTAGTTCATTTGAAATTATTGATGCCAGCTACAGTCTGAAAGAAACTATTGCCAAATTAATTACTTCTGCTAatataaaaaaatgaagaaaacttCATGTTCTCTGCATACTCTTTTATGGACATTGACCTTGAGACTTCTAGGCCTCTCCATtggattctctcttttttttcttttctctatagAAGTAAAGTTCCAACATGTTCTGTCAGCAGTGGGTGCTCAACCTGCTCCAGAATTTACCTCAGTAAATTAATTGAGGAATGAGCTATAACAGTCTCATTAAGCATGTTCAATTAAGAAATGAATCAAACTTTTGCAGCTAACCTTGGTTAAGTTTAATAGTCCCTTTCATACAACAAGCCGTTGTGAGCAACCCATAGTTCAGCTCTTCCCATTGCAGATCTACTGCTATATAATTGTTCTGGGGGAGATATAGATACACCAATTCTGCTAAAACCCACtgttataaaatcaaatattataggaataaattgagtACAAGTTCATTACAATCAGCTATGTGTCAACGTTTTATAGATCGAAAAATCCTGGGGCATTCATTAAGTGCACATCACAAGTTCATCAGATCTATTAACACTAGAGATGGCAACCAAACATTCAACCACCTTCTATGTATCACACCAACTCTTAAAAATTACCAATCTCCTTATGCTACATGGCAAGAGTACTTGTCATGTATATGAAATAGATTCACCACAATATTTCACCTTATACTGCAACAAAATCACACTTGAGAGGCATGTGAACACCACTAGTTGTCACCATAAACCCTCTTTCCTTGTCAAAGAAAAGGTCAAGAAATTCTCTCAGTGGAACTCCTTTATCGACCACAAGTGGAACAAAATCTGGAGTGAATCTGTCCTGATCCAAGAATTCTTTATTGATGAGCTCGCGGGATCAAAGCTTGTCTGGCTACTATTTGCACTTCCTGTTTCCACTCAGAAATCTCTATTCTCCCATTAGAATTATTAAAACCATAATTTGCTATTTTTACAGAAATAACATCTTTTATTTGCTCAGAAAGCTTTTAGTTGGATGCTATTGACCTTTCAACAAAAATTAAATGACTGCCCCTCAAAAAAACCACAAAAATTAAATGGCTTAAGGTTACCAGCCATTACAATGAAAAATAATGTGGACAATTACTATGAAATATGACTGCCTTCATTTGTGAAAATAATGAAAAGTACCACAACTACTTATCTAATCAGCCTTGTACTAATTTTTTTGTAGGATAAAACAATAACTTCTATGTCAGCAACGAAAcatgaagaaaaataagaaaagaacaaGAGTACACAATATCTATATACTTCGGTTTATTAACCTTTGTTTACAGACAAAGACAACGCAAAAATTTCTCTATAAAATTCGAGATTATAAATTACAAGATTCTCTCACAAATCTTAGCCCCGCAATACATCCGACGTCTAGAATACTTAATCTCTCGTCTTTTAAGGTTACAAAAGATATGTATGATAGAGTAAGTTAATTTAGACTAAAACTAGTGGTGGTTGGGGCAGACATTTTTTGCCTCTTTAGAGCTTTAAACTTAAAGCATACCCAACATTTATATAACCAATGTTAGCAATTATGAATTATGATAAGAAAAAAGCGATAAAATAGCAAAACAATACTTTTATgtccttaaaaaaaatatattgacatAAAGATCTAAGTGTCCATATGACTACCATCCTCTTTTGTTAGATGTTCGGAATACCTGCTTCAATTTTTGAATGCGTTAACAACAAGCTATGTCTTTCCATGAAGTTTCTGCATTCTTGTTTATCTCATTACCCGCTGTTCCTTCAATCTCCGCTATAACTGAAAATATGGTGCCGTTATAACGTTCGAACAGCCGTTATCTTAGACCGATatagaatataaatttaaaagaaaGCAAGGGTATTTTTGGAATTTCATACCCAGAAGGGCCTCTTTTTTCTTGCGGGTGGGCAGGACCAGCGTTTGCAAATCTCCTCAAATCTTTTACTCACTGAGgcagaagaaagaaaaagtgatcagagagagagagagagagagagatggagataAGGGAGTGGTGCCATGAGATTCCCAAGATAGAGCTTCACGCTCACCTCAACGGTTCCATCAGAGACTCCACCCTTCTGTGATCCTCCTCCCCTCCTTTCCCATCCTTTCTTTTTgctttcatcacaagtttttctctctctctagaccttttctgTTTGGTCCAagtattactattattattattattattattattgagtgGATATTTTTGTTAATAGTTGTTTTGCTCTTGGAAATTTCTTCTCTTCGTCAGGGAACTCGCAAAAGTGCTGGGCGAAAAAGGTGTCATTGTTTTTGAAGATGTAGCGCATGTGATTACGAAAAGTAAGCATAAAAATACGTTCTTGCTCAACTTCTATTATTTTGTCATTTTTTCACAATATGTTGCTGATTTAGATCTGTTATCAGGCAAGGTCTTCTTTTTCCTTCATTTAGGCCACTTTGAAAAAGGAGTTAAAGAAGTTTTTATCTATCACAGATCTTATAACATGATGTGTTTGCTTTGGAGAAGAAAACTATGCTGGTTTGTTGACTTCCTTTCAGTTGTAAATCATGACATTCTTACAGGGACTGACTTCATCCATCATTCAACAGATATAGATTATGTCAAGGGCTAAAACCTTACATGAGCAAAGTTTCCCTAATCTTTCATCACAACTTTATCTATGATATTTATTTGTTCTTGGCTTTACCATCTTGGTTAGCTTTATATTGCTATATCTGTTCCCTATGATGCAGATTTTGAactagcattaaaaaaaaaaaaaaaaaaaaaaaaatcagtcttTCGCTATGCTGCCATTTTAATCTTCAAATTTTCTTTATGCTCTGCATTTGCGCTAGCCTTATCGTCTTATTGTAGTTTCCATGATTTCATTCTATTACACAGCATTTTGAAAGCATATCTCCATTTCATTTCTATTGCTTGAATTTTACGACAAGCATTTTTCATCTATCTCTAGTAACTTATTTATAACAAATGAATTTAACTGATATAATCACTTTACTTTGCTCTTGGCATGATTTGGACTGATGCAGCAGTCTCATTTGTATAGATTTCCTACAATTTGCATCCGTGTTTTGGTTTTAGCAGTTCTTTTtatgatttttctacttcatggaaCTTCTTTATTTTTCCAATTTTGTCACTCTTGATTTCATCTCATTAATCAGGACCATATCATCCATAAGTATCAAACATGTATGAGTGCAGGGCCACTTAATCAGAAAGGAGGATTATGTATATATTAAAGGCCCTCTTGAAAGTTTTCATAGTAAATGATATACAAAGAGAATTACAAGACATGCTATCTTGTGAATATGCATCTTGTTTATGTAAATCATGGGAAAAAATTGTTAATCTTGAAATGCATAAAATGCTATTAGTTTACCATTTCTGTCTTTCTGATGAATCTGCTCGTGGTTATTTTCCATAACAACTTTATGCAGATGGCAGATCCTTGCCCGAGTGCTTCAAGCTCTTTGATTTGTATCACATTCTTACAACCGACCACGGAACAGTATCAAGAATCACCAAGGAAGTATGTTCAGGGCATCCTTGTTGAGAGATCTCTGTTGTATGTCCTATGTGGTCTTAACTAATACTTTGAAACAGGTTGTGGAAGATTTTGCAGCTGAGAATGTTGTCTACTTGGAACTGAGAACAACTCCAAAGGTATCCCCCCTGTGTGTGCATTTTTCCGACCAAATCAAGTGGATCAGTCATATCAGTAGTTTTTGATGGTGAACATGACCAAGTCCACTATTTTTGGTCTCCTAATCTTGCAGAAGAATGAAGCTAAAGGGATGACTAAGCAATCTTATATGAAAGCAGTTATTGATGGTTTAAGAGCTGTCGATACTGTTGATGTTGCTTTAGCAAATTCTGACTCAAGTACTGATTATTGTTTAGAACCTTTACCAATAAATGATACACAAGGTAGAATAAGGAGGAACAAGATATACATCCGCCTTCTTTTAAGTATTGACCGTCGTGAAACAACTGCATCAGCAATGGAAACGGTTTGAGAATTCTGTCTGTTAGACTGTATGTTATGTTTTTAAATGCTCTTGTGAAAATGGTTTTTTCCTCAACTTTCTCAATTTGGTAGGTTGATTTGGCAATGGAATTGAAGGATGCTGGGGTGGTTGGTATTGACCTTTCAGGCAATCCTGTTGTTGGGGAGTGGTAAATTAGAACAGTATATGGTTATGAAGAGAACAAATGCAGTGATGTCTCTATTGTTAATCCTTTTTCTTGTAATGTTCTGTGTTGCAGGCAAACCTTCATTCCAGCACTAAAGCATGCTAAACAACTGGGGCTCCCTCTTACCCTTCACTGTGCAGAGGTGCGTCAGATTTGAGAAAATTTTCCCAGTCACACTGGAAATCAAagctaattttaaattattttgtttttctttcttagtATCTCGTTTGTCATTCAAGTCAGCTAACTAGTTGGTTGTTGTATCTTAGTGACTTTAGATACCTAACCAGAAGGAAGTCCAAGCAATGTTGGACATCCACCCTGAGAGGATAGGTCATGCTTGTTTTATCGAAGAGGAAGAATGGAGAAGGATAAAATCAGCAAAAATTCCGGTTAATTCATTTATATCTTCCATTATGCTTCATCCCTGTGAGTTTTAAATTCCACTAATTCTGCTGAAATTATTCTTCCATTTATGCAGGTAGAGATATGTTTGACTTCCAATGTCCGAACTGAACGCCTCCATTCAATAGATGATCATCATTTTGGTATGTTGTGGCCCATCCTTATATTTATCAAATTTCCTAATTATCAACACCATATATTTTTCGATTTAGCATATTGACTGGATGATGTTTATGCAGTCGATCTGTACAATTCAAAACATCCACTGGCCCTTTGCACCGATGATTGTGGGTTATTCTCTACCACTCTCTCCAATGAGTACTACCTTGCGGCCTCAACATTTGGTATGCATCTTCCTCATTTTATCAATAACAAAATGCATTAGATATGCCAGTTATGTAACTTATTGCTGGTTCCTGTTTTGGAACTATGAAGGACTCGACAAAGGTCAAATTTTCCAGCTGGCTCgaagtgcaatcgagtttgtgtTTGCTGATAATGAAGTGAAGGAGGCTCTGAGAAATATATTTGAAGCTGCTGAGAGAAAACTAATGCCATAGAATTTGCTTGatgaaaattatcattcatatatCTCACAATTTAATAGATGCCTATTACTTTTGGACATTGTATTGAATGCTAGGTGACTTTAGCATATTGTTTTTCAAATAGTGAAGATATCTGATGTTTTCAGGATTGCCAAGTTATCGTTCTGTGATTAGctgtttttaattatattttcttGGTGACCTGATCAACAAAAAACATGATCATGAGGATGCCAGCTGATCAAGTTGGTAAAGTCTCTCAGTATTGATACAGCAGCCCTAGGCTCCAGTCCTGCCTGACCACAACTGATGACCTCAATGAATGGTTGGGGGGCGGCGCCAACCTGAGTTGACCATAAAACAAACAAATTGTATGTTGCACTGTCATCATGCAGAACTAGATACAAATTTTATCCATCAAAAGATTGTTATTTTGTCCATTCTTGGTGGATCAGATCAACTCTGATCCAGGTGATCACcttattcaaatttgaaaaaaaaaaaaaaggattagaTACGAACATCAGTTTTCTTCCTACAAAGTCAATAATCATTAGAAATGTGACAAATGGTTATTGAGATCATGAGGACAACTTGCCAATCTATCACTGTAAAGGGTAGAGGAAcatttttgttaataaaaaagCCGGATCCAAGAGAGTGATCAAGGGAAGTTGGTCATTCAAAGGTCAAGCGCACTGATCTGTGCTTTCAATTTTGATGTTGGCCTTTGAGCTTTGTAACAAAATGCTTCCTGAGAAGCAGACTCATTTTATGGCTGATTTCCTTTCTGAGACTATGGCATGCGAACAAGAGAGCTGACTCTTTCATTGTTaccgaaaaaaggaaaaaagttgATCTAAACCATTGTTACCAAAAAGAATAACCATCAAAACCACCAGACTTGGTTTTCGTTTTATAAATCCGCTATACCAAAACACTGAATTTTCCAAGAGCCACATATAAAGAACCGCATCATATGAAACAATCTCGCATAAGGTTACCATCCAGACATCAATTAATGGTACAATTTGAATCACCCCTCAAACTTAAGAGTGAAATTTTCTTCAACCCCTGGCTATGTAATTTGATTACAAAGGGAGTGCCACATCAGTTATTGCATCGTTCAGATCAAGAAAGTGGCTTTGGCAGCACGTTGAGCAAGATCACAATGTGGTAAGACGCTTACTAGGTAGTAAGCCAAACAAAATGCTGTTGTCGAAACGCGTTGCAGGAACAAAAAAACTCAAACAGAAACTACCAGAGAACACATTGTTCACATTAAGGCAAGAATATCTAATCATATATAACTATGTCTTCACAACAATCAAATATTGAACGCCAAGGAACTACATTCTTTAACATCTCAGCTAAAGGGAAGATAGGACTACTGCAAGATCGAGCATAATAACCGTCTCCCTGTAAACATGGTAAGAAATTAACTCTTCTCTGAGTTACTCTCGAGCTCTGTCTTCAGCTGTAGGGAGAagtcatcattgacatcatcatcATCCCAATCATCCTCCCACTGCTGCATGACTTCTTTACCTTCTTCATTGTCATCCCATTCTGCAATGTGTTTAAGACAACAGTTAAAACACATGGTTAATCCTGATACTCGCCCATGGATAACCAATCCAGATAATGTTAAACTGCTTATAGGATATGAAGCAGCAGTTtccagtaaaattttaaaaagaaaaatgcaAGCAAGTTTCTTCATCACCATCACCAGCTTGTTTTTCACTTTAATAATTATTAACGGACAATTAAAGTACTTTGTTAATAGGGAATAACAAATATGACAGGACAGATGTCAGATATCATTCAATGCTATTACAAGTCAACCTGCAATTTCATTCCATAATTCTAAGATCTAAATGGAAATTGACCTTTGCATCTAAAATTTAGTCTTCAGGGAGAAATTTGAAGAGGTGATGGAATGCATAACATGGAAATAAAGAAAACTTCAGAGACTGTCTTGTACGACAAACGAATGAGAGTCCAATTCACATAACACTAACCTACATTACGTTTGACACAGATGGTTGAAACCTGATACAGCTACAATATTACATAAATTACTCTAAAAAAGTGGGACGTGTCATCCTGTTTTCATGCTATTTCAGATCATCAGATTATCCTCCTAGTCCTGATGCTGTGAAGTCCATATACATCATATGCAATACAAAAGGCACCCAATATATTCTTAAAGCAAAACAGTTGAAGAAATTTGCTAGAAGGGAATGTGATCTAAGCTACTAGGGCAAATCACATATCCTACTGGAGAATTGCATATGGCACCATGTCAAACACCGAGATCATGATTAAAGCCAGGCTAGACAAAACAAGTTGAATAATGCCTGATTTGATTTGACCTATTCATTTTATGTAACTAACATAAATTGACCTTGCATAGTAACATAATAAACTAACTCAACTTACATGACTTTGGGGAACACAATTTGTGGAGGTTTATCCTAGGTGGGTGCCCAGAGATCCAGGCAACCAAAAACTAATAAATTCTGATAGCCGATAAATATGAAAGATTAAAAATAATCCAAACAAAATAAACATAACAAGTAAGATCCCAAAATTCAACAGCAAGTATCAACAAGACAACATTCCATATTGATTCATGAATCATGAATCAAATTCATCCTCCATAATCACACGACACAAAACCACTAAGGTGAGTGCCCAGGCAGCCATCTACAACAGATTTGTCTTTTTAAACTAATTGGACCTATGACAAGAGAAAGATACACATTTTATGTGGGAGAATAACTACAATATTCAGCAGAAGGGCAACAAATCACTCCGCCGCATTAGAAGAAGACTAGAAAGAGATAAGCTCAAACTAACTTGTGGTACAAGAACTCCTCTCAGTCAGGGTTTAtgtagatatgcaaaaaaaatgaaCATTGAAAGGGAAGGAAATTTTTGATTGAGTcctgaaattcaaatttcataattatagaGTATTTTGCAAATTTGTGGGATTGATTCGATTGGTGAACAAGAATATTACATATCATGAACCATCATGCTTATTGTTCCGACATCATAAACAAGGATTCCCATTCCTGTAGTACCAATGCGTCCTACCACTACGGTTCTAGCCTGTCGAGTAAACAGTACCTGGGACACCCCTATGACACCAGTTTGCTGGTGAACCGTGGCATCCCAGTTGGCATTAGTCAGGACCAACAGGTTCACTAGGTCCCATGCACAAAGAAGAGAGCCCGAAGACAACAAAAATCTTACACAATGAAAAAAGGGCATCTTTGGCCTTGTCCTGGTAAAGCATCAGGATTCCAACCTATCATAGTTGTTGGGACAGGAGCATCCCAATACCATATCAACCTGAAACAAGACTGAGACGGGTGCTGGTACCATGTCTTAGATCCTTGGATATAATAGTCCAAAATCTTCTAACAGACAACCAGTTGTCACTATTTACATCCTAAAAGAAAAGAATTCTAGAATGGCCACCATAACTGAGGATTCCAATCAATTAGGTTGAAAATGCATATTACAAGAAAGACTGGAAGAGAGCAGCACATGCAAATCCTGTTAAAGGGAAAATGATACCTGGGGTTCATGCGGTCCCAGATAGCAAAATGGTCCTTCAAACTCTTTCTGGCAGATAAAGTGTTGTAATATGATTGATTTCAGGATATCAGTTAAACTAGTTCGCAAAGGCCTGTTGTTTCAGCTCAGAACAAAGAGGCAATAGCTATAAATTATGATCTTTTATGCAGAAAtgtttttcttctatttctttaaTTCTTCCTTTTCTTATCAAACCTTCCTACGTTGGgctgaaaatcatccttgactaGTTGCACATTTAACTATGAAGTCTAATCATCCAAAACATAAAGAAAATTTTCCAAAGATTCAGTGGAACTAGTTTCTGAAATATAATCATGAATACATTCTTATATACGAACCTGACCGCAAGATCTAACCACTTTATCAGGACAGGAAAAAAAAATCAGTTCTAAAATtaccaagaaaaataaattttaaaaaaaactacaCTAGCGAGTTGCATTATGCAGAGGATAGATATGGTGTTTGGACATGAAGTTAGACATAATTAACCTTCCAGAAAATGTTTAGCAATGCAAgcaaaatataatgaaataagttAGAGAATGTTGGTGTTATGCCTGAACTTGaccacaaaaataaaaaaaaaaaaagaaatcatatTCCATCAACCAAATCATAACGAATAGCTACACTAACAGACTGCACCATATTTTGAAATTTGAGTATACAGGAAACTAATAGAACACCATGTTTTCCATTATATTTGGTTGCGAAAATAATCGAAGTCTTAACTTTTTAAAACTCTCAAATAAGGCATAACATAGAGGTACAAGGTTTGCACCTTACACACCTTTTAGCTCGATATGATACCCTTCACACCAACAGAGCCTTGCTAATGAGCCTCAATGCATTTTTAAAAAGCCCTATCCCTAGGTATGAAGCGAAGTATGGCCTTACATGgcttcttaaataatgagatctaTGACACTTACAATTCAGGTCTTATCGGAAAACTTAAAACATTAGCACAGAGCTACTACATAAAACTCTTTTAAGATATCTATATATCATAGAAGCTGTCTTCTGCAGATTCTAAAAATAACTGAAAATAACTTCCACAT encodes the following:
- the LOC105057650 gene encoding N6-mAMP deaminase, translating into MEIREWCHEIPKIELHAHLNGSIRDSTLLELAKVLGEKGVIVFEDVAHVITKNGRSLPECFKLFDLYHILTTDHGTVSRITKEVVEDFAAENVVYLELRTTPKKNEAKGMTKQSYMKAVIDGLRAVDTVDVALANSDSSTDYCLEPLPINDTQGRIRRNKIYIRLLLSIDRRETTASAMETVDLAMELKDAGVVGIDLSGNPVVGEWQTFIPALKHAKQLGLPLTLHCAEIPNQKEVQAMLDIHPERIGHACFIEEEEWRRIKSAKIPVEICLTSNVRTERLHSIDDHHFVDLYNSKHPLALCTDDCGLFSTTLSNEYYLAASTFGLDKGQIFQLARSAIEFVFADNEVKEALRNIFEAAERKLMP
- the LOC105057651 gene encoding protein DELETION OF SUV3 SUPPRESSOR 1(I); translation: MATENKPAAAEDAKIDLFEDDDEFEEFEIDQEWDDNEEGKEVMQQWEDDWDDDDVNDDFSLQLKTELESNSEKS